The following are from one region of the Urocitellus parryii isolate mUroPar1 unplaced genomic scaffold, mUroPar1.hap1 Scaffold_59, whole genome shotgun sequence genome:
- the LOC144252782 gene encoding phosphatidylinositol 4,5-bisphosphate 3-kinase catalytic subunit delta isoform-like isoform X10, producing the protein MQEEDLDPCLVVQAGLFHGNEMLCKTMSSLEVSVCSEPMWKQHLEFDIHICDLPRMARLCFALYVVMEKAKKVHSSKKKPKKEDCPIAWVNLMLFDYKDQLKTGELCLYMWPSVPDEKGDLLNPMGTVHSNPNTESAVTLVIYLPEVAPHPMYYPALEKKLQLQGILEQRGLGELYEHEKDLVWKMRHEVQEHFPEALAHLLLVTKWNKHEDVAQMLYLLCSWPELPVLNALELLDFSFPDCHVGSFAIRSLQKLTDDKLLQCLLQLVQVLKYKSYLDCKLTQFLLDRALANGKIGHFLFWHLRSEMHVPSMALRFGLIMEAYFRGSTHHMKVLMKQAEALSKLKALSDFVKVSSQKTTKPQTKELMHLYMCQDTYLEALSHLQSPLDPSTMLAEVCVERCTFMDSKMKPLWIMYSSEEAGSGDSVGIIFKNRDDLRQDMLTLQMIQLMDALWKQEGLDLRMTPYGCLPTGDCMGLIEAVQHSDTIANIQLNQSNLAAMAAFNKDALLNWLKSKNPGEALDRAIEDFTLSCAGYCVATYVLGIGDRHSDNIMIRENGQLFHIDFGHILGNFKTKFGINHERVPFILTHDFVHVIQQGNTSNNEKFERFRGYCEQAYSILRRHGLLILQLFALMQAAGLPELSSSNDIHYLKDTLALGKTEEEGLKHFRVKFNEALRESWKTKVNWLAHNLTKDNRQ; encoded by the exons ATGCAAGAAGAAGATTTGGACCCCTGT CTGGTGGTGCAGGCTGGGCTCTTCCATGGCAATGAGATGCTGTGCAAGACGATGTCCAGCTTGGAGGTGAGCGTGTGCTCAGAGCCCATGTGGAAGCAGCATCTGGAGTTTGACATCCACATCTGTGACCTGCCGCGCATGGCCCGGCTCTGCTTTGCACTCTATGTGGTGATGGAGAAGGCCAAGAAGGTGCACTCTAGCAAGAAAAAACCCAAGAAGGAG GACTGCCCAATCGCCTGGGTCAACCTCATGCTGTTTGACTACAAGGACCAGCTCAAGACTGGGGAGCTCTGCCTCTATATGTGGCCCTCTGTCCCAG ATGAGAAAGGAGACCTGCTGAACCCCATGGGTACCGTGCATAGCAATCCCAACACAGAGAGTGCTGTCACCCTGGTCATCTACCTGCCCGAGGTGGCCCCTCACCCTATGTACTACCCTGCCCTGGAGAAG AAGCTGCAGCTGCAGGGAATCCTGGAGCAGCGGGGGTTGGGAGAGCTGTATGAGCATGAGAAGGACCTGGTGTGGAAGATGCGGCATGAAGTGCAGGAGCACTTCCCAGAGGCTCTGGCCCACCTGCTGCTCGTGACCAAGTGGAACAAGCACGAGGATGTGGCCCAG ATGCTCTACCTGCTGTGCTCCTGGCCCGAGCTTCCTGTCCTGAATGCCCTGGAGCTGCTGGACTTCAGCTTCCCTGACTGCCACGTGGGCTCCTTTGCCATCAGGTCCTTGCAGAAACTGAC GGACGACAAGCTTCTCCAGTGCTTGCTGCAGCTGGTGCAGGTCCTCAAGTACAAGTCCTACCTGGACTGCAAACTGACCCAATTCTTGTTGGACCGGGCTCTGGCCAACGGAAAGATTGGCCACTTCCTATTCTGGCATCTTCG CTCTGAGATGCATGTGCCGTCCATGGCCTTGCGTTTTGGCCTCATCATGGAGGCCTACTTCAGGGGCAGCACCCACCACATGAAGGTGCTGATGAAGCAG GCAGAAGCACTGAGCAAGCTGAAGGCCCTGAGCGACTTTGTGAAGGTGAGCTCCCAGAAGACCACCAAGCCCCAAACTAAGGAGCTGATGCACTTGTACATGTGCCAGGATACTTATCTAGAAGCCCTTTCACACTTGCAGTCCCCATTGGACCCCAGCACGATGCTGGCAGAAGTCTG TGTGGAAAGGTGCACCTTCATGGACTCCAAGATGAAACCCCTGTGGATCATGTACAGCAGTGAGGAGGCAGGCAGTGGTGACAGCGTTGGCATCATCTTTAAGAACAGGGATG ACCTCCGCCAGGACATGCTGACTCTGCAGATGATCCAGCTCATGGATGCCCTGTGGAAGCAGGAGGGCCTGGACCTAAG GATGACCCCCTATGGCTGCCTTCCCACTGGTGACTGCATGGGCCTCATTGAGGCGGTGCAGCACTCGGACACCATTGCCAACATCCAGCTGAACCAGAGCAACCTGGCTGCCATGGCTGCCTTCAACAAGGATGCCCTGCTCAACTGGCTCAAGTCCAAGAACCCTGG AGAAGCCCTGGATCGAGCCATTGAGGATTTCACCCTCTCTTGTGCTGGCTACTGTGTGGCTACATATGTGCTGGGCATCGGTGACCGGCACAGTGACAACATCATGATCCGTGAGAATGGGCAG cTATTTCACATTGACTTTGGCCACATTCTGGGGAATTTCAAGACCAAGTTTGGAATCAACCATGAGCGAGTCCCATTCATCCTCACCCATGACTTTGTCCACGTGATTCAGCAGGGCAATACTAGTAATAATGAGAAATTTGAAAG GTTTCGAGGCTACTGTGAACAGGCCTACAGCATTCTGCGGCGCCATGGGCTCCTCATCCTCCAACTCTTTGCTCTGATGCAGGCAGCAGGCCTGCCTGAGCTAAGCTCCTCCAATGACATCCACTATTTGAAG GACACCCTGGCGCTGGGGAAGACggaggaggaggggctgaagCACTTCAGGGTGAAGTTCAATGAAGCCCTGAGGGAGAGCTGGAAGACCAAAGTGAACTGGCTGGCACACAACCTGACCAAAGACAACCGGCAATAG
- the LOC144252782 gene encoding phosphatidylinositol 4,5-bisphosphate 3-kinase catalytic subunit delta isoform-like isoform X3 — translation MPISFDNTTETGLPELLGISPKLRLALNSPSSYQSLLSLQDYRLAPLFPGIYLSFPVSRNANLSTIKQMLWHEAQNEPLFHMLSDPKAYVFTCVNQTAEQQELEDEQQRLCDVQPFLPMLCLVTHEGDRMEKVINSQISLLIGKGLHEFDCLQDPEVNDFRTKMGQFSEEAAAPRQQLGWEAWLQYSFPLQLEPSTRSWGDSNTSQISNPDLLVNVKFEGSRVSTKDVPLALMACALQKKAKMYQKLTMEQPEDYVLQVNRRHEYLYGSYLHCQFKYICSCLHSGQTPHLTMVHSSSILAMRDEQRKLTPQVQKPHTKPPPIPMKKPSSVSLWSLGQPFCIELIQGSRINADEQMKLVVQAGLFHGNEMLCKTMSSLEVSVCSEPMWKQHLEFDIHICDLPRMARLCFALYVVMEKAKKVHSSKKKPKKEDCPIAWVNLMLFDYKDQLKTGELCLYMWPSVPDEKGDLLNPMGTVHSNPNTESAVTLVIYLPEVAPHPMYYPALEKKLQLQGILEQRGLGELYEHEKDLVWKMRHEVQEHFPEALAHLLLVTKWNKHEDVAQMLYLLCSWPELPVLNALELLDFSFPDCHVGSFAIRSLQKLTDDKLLQCLLQLVQVLKYKSYLDCKLTQFLLDRALANGKIGHFLFWHLRSEMHVPSMALRFGLIMEAYFRGSTHHMKVLMKQAEALSKLKALSDFVKVSSQKTTKPQTKELMHLYMCQDTYLEALSHLQSPLDPSTMLAEVCVERCTFMDSKMKPLWIMYSSEEAGSGDSVGIIFKNRDDLRQDMLTLQMIQLMDALWKQEGLDLRMTPYGCLPTGDCMGLIEAVQHSDTIANIQLNQSNLAAMAAFNKDALLNWLKSKNPGEALDRAIEDFTLSCAGYCVATYVLGIGDRHSDNIMIRENGQLFHIDFGHILGNFKTKFGINHERVPFILTHDFVHVIQQGNTSNNEKFERFRGYCEQAYSILRRHGLLILQLFALMQAAGLPELSSSNDIHYLKDTLALGKTEEEGLKHFRVKFNEALRESWKTKVNWLAHNLTKDNRQ, via the exons agactggactCCCTGAGTTACTTGGCATCTCACcgaagctgaggctggctttgaactcaccatcttcctacCAAAGCCTCCTGAGCCTCCAGGATTACAGGCTGGCACCACTTTTCCCAG GGATCTACTTGAGCTTTCCTGTGTCCCGCAATGCCAACCTCAGCACAATCAAGCAG ATGCTATGGCACGAAGCCCAGAATGAGCCCCTCTTCCACATGCTCAGTGACCCCAAGGCCTACGTGTTCACCTGTGTCAACCAGACCGCAGAGCAGCAGGAGCTAGAGGATGAGCAGCAGCGGCTGTGTGATGTCCAGCCCTTCCTGCCCATGCTGTGCTTGGTGACCCACGAGGGTGACCGCATGGAGAAGGTAATCAACTCACAGATCAGCCTCCTCATCGGCAAAG GCCTCCACGAGTTCGATTGCCTGCAAGACCCAGAAGTGAATGACTTCCGCACTAAGATGGGCCAGTTCAGCGAGGAGGCAGCTGCCCCCcggcagcagctgggctgggagGCCTGGCTGCAATACAGTTTTCCCCTTCAGCTGGAGCCCTCCACCAGGAGCTGGGGGGACAGCAACACCTCTCAAATCTCCAACCCAGACCTGCTGGTCAATGTCAAATTTGAGGGCAGCAGG GTGTCCACCAAGGATGTGCCCCTAGCGCTGATGGCCTGTGCCCTCCAGAAGAAGGCCAAGATGTACCAGAAGCTCACAATGGAGCAGCCTGAGGACTATGTGCTGCAGGTGAATAGGAGGCATGAGTACCTCTATGGCAGCTACCTGCACTGTCAATTCAAG TACATATGCAGCTGCCTGCACAGTGGACAGACCCCCCACCTGACCATGGTGCACTCCTCTTCCATCCTTGCCATGAGGGATGAGCAGAGAAAACTGACCCCTCAGGTCCAGAAACCACACACCAAACCGCCCCCCATTCCCATGAAGAAG ccttcctctgtgtccctgtggtCACTGGGACAGCCTTTCTGCATTGAGCTCATCCAGGGCAGCAGAATCAATGCTGATGAGCAGATGAAG CTGGTGGTGCAGGCTGGGCTCTTCCATGGCAATGAGATGCTGTGCAAGACGATGTCCAGCTTGGAGGTGAGCGTGTGCTCAGAGCCCATGTGGAAGCAGCATCTGGAGTTTGACATCCACATCTGTGACCTGCCGCGCATGGCCCGGCTCTGCTTTGCACTCTATGTGGTGATGGAGAAGGCCAAGAAGGTGCACTCTAGCAAGAAAAAACCCAAGAAGGAG GACTGCCCAATCGCCTGGGTCAACCTCATGCTGTTTGACTACAAGGACCAGCTCAAGACTGGGGAGCTCTGCCTCTATATGTGGCCCTCTGTCCCAG ATGAGAAAGGAGACCTGCTGAACCCCATGGGTACCGTGCATAGCAATCCCAACACAGAGAGTGCTGTCACCCTGGTCATCTACCTGCCCGAGGTGGCCCCTCACCCTATGTACTACCCTGCCCTGGAGAAG AAGCTGCAGCTGCAGGGAATCCTGGAGCAGCGGGGGTTGGGAGAGCTGTATGAGCATGAGAAGGACCTGGTGTGGAAGATGCGGCATGAAGTGCAGGAGCACTTCCCAGAGGCTCTGGCCCACCTGCTGCTCGTGACCAAGTGGAACAAGCACGAGGATGTGGCCCAG ATGCTCTACCTGCTGTGCTCCTGGCCCGAGCTTCCTGTCCTGAATGCCCTGGAGCTGCTGGACTTCAGCTTCCCTGACTGCCACGTGGGCTCCTTTGCCATCAGGTCCTTGCAGAAACTGAC GGACGACAAGCTTCTCCAGTGCTTGCTGCAGCTGGTGCAGGTCCTCAAGTACAAGTCCTACCTGGACTGCAAACTGACCCAATTCTTGTTGGACCGGGCTCTGGCCAACGGAAAGATTGGCCACTTCCTATTCTGGCATCTTCG CTCTGAGATGCATGTGCCGTCCATGGCCTTGCGTTTTGGCCTCATCATGGAGGCCTACTTCAGGGGCAGCACCCACCACATGAAGGTGCTGATGAAGCAG GCAGAAGCACTGAGCAAGCTGAAGGCCCTGAGCGACTTTGTGAAGGTGAGCTCCCAGAAGACCACCAAGCCCCAAACTAAGGAGCTGATGCACTTGTACATGTGCCAGGATACTTATCTAGAAGCCCTTTCACACTTGCAGTCCCCATTGGACCCCAGCACGATGCTGGCAGAAGTCTG TGTGGAAAGGTGCACCTTCATGGACTCCAAGATGAAACCCCTGTGGATCATGTACAGCAGTGAGGAGGCAGGCAGTGGTGACAGCGTTGGCATCATCTTTAAGAACAGGGATG ACCTCCGCCAGGACATGCTGACTCTGCAGATGATCCAGCTCATGGATGCCCTGTGGAAGCAGGAGGGCCTGGACCTAAG GATGACCCCCTATGGCTGCCTTCCCACTGGTGACTGCATGGGCCTCATTGAGGCGGTGCAGCACTCGGACACCATTGCCAACATCCAGCTGAACCAGAGCAACCTGGCTGCCATGGCTGCCTTCAACAAGGATGCCCTGCTCAACTGGCTCAAGTCCAAGAACCCTGG AGAAGCCCTGGATCGAGCCATTGAGGATTTCACCCTCTCTTGTGCTGGCTACTGTGTGGCTACATATGTGCTGGGCATCGGTGACCGGCACAGTGACAACATCATGATCCGTGAGAATGGGCAG cTATTTCACATTGACTTTGGCCACATTCTGGGGAATTTCAAGACCAAGTTTGGAATCAACCATGAGCGAGTCCCATTCATCCTCACCCATGACTTTGTCCACGTGATTCAGCAGGGCAATACTAGTAATAATGAGAAATTTGAAAG GTTTCGAGGCTACTGTGAACAGGCCTACAGCATTCTGCGGCGCCATGGGCTCCTCATCCTCCAACTCTTTGCTCTGATGCAGGCAGCAGGCCTGCCTGAGCTAAGCTCCTCCAATGACATCCACTATTTGAAG GACACCCTGGCGCTGGGGAAGACggaggaggaggggctgaagCACTTCAGGGTGAAGTTCAATGAAGCCCTGAGGGAGAGCTGGAAGACCAAAGTGAACTGGCTGGCACACAACCTGACCAAAGACAACCGGCAATAG
- the LOC144252782 gene encoding phosphatidylinositol 4,5-bisphosphate 3-kinase catalytic subunit delta isoform-like isoform X2, with the protein MAHSGEFSADTTSLLVCGAEDRTRAARMPETGLPELLGISPKLRLALNSPSSYQSLLSLQDYRLAPLFPGIYLSFPVSRNANLSTIKQMLWHEAQNEPLFHMLSDPKAYVFTCVNQTAEQQELEDEQQRLCDVQPFLPMLCLVTHEGDRMEKVINSQISLLIGKGLHEFDCLQDPEVNDFRTKMGQFSEEAAAPRQQLGWEAWLQYSFPLQLEPSTRSWGDSNTSQISNPDLLVNVKFEGSRVSTKDVPLALMACALQKKAKMYQKLTMEQPEDYVLQVNRRHEYLYGSYLHCQFKYICSCLHSGQTPHLTMVHSSSILAMRDEQRKLTPQVQKPHTKPPPIPMKKPSSVSLWSLGQPFCIELIQGSRINADEQMKLVVQAGLFHGNEMLCKTMSSLEVSVCSEPMWKQHLEFDIHICDLPRMARLCFALYVVMEKAKKVHSSKKKPKKEDCPIAWVNLMLFDYKDQLKTGELCLYMWPSVPDEKGDLLNPMGTVHSNPNTESAVTLVIYLPEVAPHPMYYPALEKKLQLQGILEQRGLGELYEHEKDLVWKMRHEVQEHFPEALAHLLLVTKWNKHEDVAQMLYLLCSWPELPVLNALELLDFSFPDCHVGSFAIRSLQKLTDDKLLQCLLQLVQVLKYKSYLDCKLTQFLLDRALANGKIGHFLFWHLRSEMHVPSMALRFGLIMEAYFRGSTHHMKVLMKQAEALSKLKALSDFVKVSSQKTTKPQTKELMHLYMCQDTYLEALSHLQSPLDPSTMLAEVCVERCTFMDSKMKPLWIMYSSEEAGSGDSVGIIFKNRDDLRQDMLTLQMIQLMDALWKQEGLDLRMTPYGCLPTGDCMGLIEAVQHSDTIANIQLNQSNLAAMAAFNKDALLNWLKSKNPGEALDRAIEDFTLSCAGYCVATYVLGIGDRHSDNIMIRENGQLFHIDFGHILGNFKTKFGINHERVPFILTHDFVHVIQQGNTSNNEKFERFRGYCEQAYSILRRHGLLILQLFALMQAAGLPELSSSNDIHYLKDTLALGKTEEEGLKHFRVKFNEALRESWKTKVNWLAHNLTKDNRQ; encoded by the exons ttctcggcagacacaacatctttgttggtatgtggtgctgaggatcgaacccgggccgcacgcatgccag agactggactCCCTGAGTTACTTGGCATCTCACcgaagctgaggctggctttgaactcaccatcttcctacCAAAGCCTCCTGAGCCTCCAGGATTACAGGCTGGCACCACTTTTCCCAG GGATCTACTTGAGCTTTCCTGTGTCCCGCAATGCCAACCTCAGCACAATCAAGCAG ATGCTATGGCACGAAGCCCAGAATGAGCCCCTCTTCCACATGCTCAGTGACCCCAAGGCCTACGTGTTCACCTGTGTCAACCAGACCGCAGAGCAGCAGGAGCTAGAGGATGAGCAGCAGCGGCTGTGTGATGTCCAGCCCTTCCTGCCCATGCTGTGCTTGGTGACCCACGAGGGTGACCGCATGGAGAAGGTAATCAACTCACAGATCAGCCTCCTCATCGGCAAAG GCCTCCACGAGTTCGATTGCCTGCAAGACCCAGAAGTGAATGACTTCCGCACTAAGATGGGCCAGTTCAGCGAGGAGGCAGCTGCCCCCcggcagcagctgggctgggagGCCTGGCTGCAATACAGTTTTCCCCTTCAGCTGGAGCCCTCCACCAGGAGCTGGGGGGACAGCAACACCTCTCAAATCTCCAACCCAGACCTGCTGGTCAATGTCAAATTTGAGGGCAGCAGG GTGTCCACCAAGGATGTGCCCCTAGCGCTGATGGCCTGTGCCCTCCAGAAGAAGGCCAAGATGTACCAGAAGCTCACAATGGAGCAGCCTGAGGACTATGTGCTGCAGGTGAATAGGAGGCATGAGTACCTCTATGGCAGCTACCTGCACTGTCAATTCAAG TACATATGCAGCTGCCTGCACAGTGGACAGACCCCCCACCTGACCATGGTGCACTCCTCTTCCATCCTTGCCATGAGGGATGAGCAGAGAAAACTGACCCCTCAGGTCCAGAAACCACACACCAAACCGCCCCCCATTCCCATGAAGAAG ccttcctctgtgtccctgtggtCACTGGGACAGCCTTTCTGCATTGAGCTCATCCAGGGCAGCAGAATCAATGCTGATGAGCAGATGAAG CTGGTGGTGCAGGCTGGGCTCTTCCATGGCAATGAGATGCTGTGCAAGACGATGTCCAGCTTGGAGGTGAGCGTGTGCTCAGAGCCCATGTGGAAGCAGCATCTGGAGTTTGACATCCACATCTGTGACCTGCCGCGCATGGCCCGGCTCTGCTTTGCACTCTATGTGGTGATGGAGAAGGCCAAGAAGGTGCACTCTAGCAAGAAAAAACCCAAGAAGGAG GACTGCCCAATCGCCTGGGTCAACCTCATGCTGTTTGACTACAAGGACCAGCTCAAGACTGGGGAGCTCTGCCTCTATATGTGGCCCTCTGTCCCAG ATGAGAAAGGAGACCTGCTGAACCCCATGGGTACCGTGCATAGCAATCCCAACACAGAGAGTGCTGTCACCCTGGTCATCTACCTGCCCGAGGTGGCCCCTCACCCTATGTACTACCCTGCCCTGGAGAAG AAGCTGCAGCTGCAGGGAATCCTGGAGCAGCGGGGGTTGGGAGAGCTGTATGAGCATGAGAAGGACCTGGTGTGGAAGATGCGGCATGAAGTGCAGGAGCACTTCCCAGAGGCTCTGGCCCACCTGCTGCTCGTGACCAAGTGGAACAAGCACGAGGATGTGGCCCAG ATGCTCTACCTGCTGTGCTCCTGGCCCGAGCTTCCTGTCCTGAATGCCCTGGAGCTGCTGGACTTCAGCTTCCCTGACTGCCACGTGGGCTCCTTTGCCATCAGGTCCTTGCAGAAACTGAC GGACGACAAGCTTCTCCAGTGCTTGCTGCAGCTGGTGCAGGTCCTCAAGTACAAGTCCTACCTGGACTGCAAACTGACCCAATTCTTGTTGGACCGGGCTCTGGCCAACGGAAAGATTGGCCACTTCCTATTCTGGCATCTTCG CTCTGAGATGCATGTGCCGTCCATGGCCTTGCGTTTTGGCCTCATCATGGAGGCCTACTTCAGGGGCAGCACCCACCACATGAAGGTGCTGATGAAGCAG GCAGAAGCACTGAGCAAGCTGAAGGCCCTGAGCGACTTTGTGAAGGTGAGCTCCCAGAAGACCACCAAGCCCCAAACTAAGGAGCTGATGCACTTGTACATGTGCCAGGATACTTATCTAGAAGCCCTTTCACACTTGCAGTCCCCATTGGACCCCAGCACGATGCTGGCAGAAGTCTG TGTGGAAAGGTGCACCTTCATGGACTCCAAGATGAAACCCCTGTGGATCATGTACAGCAGTGAGGAGGCAGGCAGTGGTGACAGCGTTGGCATCATCTTTAAGAACAGGGATG ACCTCCGCCAGGACATGCTGACTCTGCAGATGATCCAGCTCATGGATGCCCTGTGGAAGCAGGAGGGCCTGGACCTAAG GATGACCCCCTATGGCTGCCTTCCCACTGGTGACTGCATGGGCCTCATTGAGGCGGTGCAGCACTCGGACACCATTGCCAACATCCAGCTGAACCAGAGCAACCTGGCTGCCATGGCTGCCTTCAACAAGGATGCCCTGCTCAACTGGCTCAAGTCCAAGAACCCTGG AGAAGCCCTGGATCGAGCCATTGAGGATTTCACCCTCTCTTGTGCTGGCTACTGTGTGGCTACATATGTGCTGGGCATCGGTGACCGGCACAGTGACAACATCATGATCCGTGAGAATGGGCAG cTATTTCACATTGACTTTGGCCACATTCTGGGGAATTTCAAGACCAAGTTTGGAATCAACCATGAGCGAGTCCCATTCATCCTCACCCATGACTTTGTCCACGTGATTCAGCAGGGCAATACTAGTAATAATGAGAAATTTGAAAG GTTTCGAGGCTACTGTGAACAGGCCTACAGCATTCTGCGGCGCCATGGGCTCCTCATCCTCCAACTCTTTGCTCTGATGCAGGCAGCAGGCCTGCCTGAGCTAAGCTCCTCCAATGACATCCACTATTTGAAG GACACCCTGGCGCTGGGGAAGACggaggaggaggggctgaagCACTTCAGGGTGAAGTTCAATGAAGCCCTGAGGGAGAGCTGGAAGACCAAAGTGAACTGGCTGGCACACAACCTGACCAAAGACAACCGGCAATAG
- the LOC144252782 gene encoding phosphatidylinositol 4,5-bisphosphate 3-kinase catalytic subunit delta isoform-like isoform X11, whose product MGTVHSNPNTESAVTLVIYLPEVAPHPMYYPALEKKLQLQGILEQRGLGELYEHEKDLVWKMRHEVQEHFPEALAHLLLVTKWNKHEDVAQMLYLLCSWPELPVLNALELLDFSFPDCHVGSFAIRSLQKLTDDKLLQCLLQLVQVLKYKSYLDCKLTQFLLDRALANGKIGHFLFWHLRSEMHVPSMALRFGLIMEAYFRGSTHHMKVLMKQAEALSKLKALSDFVKVSSQKTTKPQTKELMHLYMCQDTYLEALSHLQSPLDPSTMLAEVCVERCTFMDSKMKPLWIMYSSEEAGSGDSVGIIFKNRDDLRQDMLTLQMIQLMDALWKQEGLDLRMTPYGCLPTGDCMGLIEAVQHSDTIANIQLNQSNLAAMAAFNKDALLNWLKSKNPGEALDRAIEDFTLSCAGYCVATYVLGIGDRHSDNIMIRENGQLFHIDFGHILGNFKTKFGINHERVPFILTHDFVHVIQQGNTSNNEKFERFRGYCEQAYSILRRHGLLILQLFALMQAAGLPELSSSNDIHYLKDTLALGKTEEEGLKHFRVKFNEALRESWKTKVNWLAHNLTKDNRQ is encoded by the exons ATGGGTACCGTGCATAGCAATCCCAACACAGAGAGTGCTGTCACCCTGGTCATCTACCTGCCCGAGGTGGCCCCTCACCCTATGTACTACCCTGCCCTGGAGAAG AAGCTGCAGCTGCAGGGAATCCTGGAGCAGCGGGGGTTGGGAGAGCTGTATGAGCATGAGAAGGACCTGGTGTGGAAGATGCGGCATGAAGTGCAGGAGCACTTCCCAGAGGCTCTGGCCCACCTGCTGCTCGTGACCAAGTGGAACAAGCACGAGGATGTGGCCCAG ATGCTCTACCTGCTGTGCTCCTGGCCCGAGCTTCCTGTCCTGAATGCCCTGGAGCTGCTGGACTTCAGCTTCCCTGACTGCCACGTGGGCTCCTTTGCCATCAGGTCCTTGCAGAAACTGAC GGACGACAAGCTTCTCCAGTGCTTGCTGCAGCTGGTGCAGGTCCTCAAGTACAAGTCCTACCTGGACTGCAAACTGACCCAATTCTTGTTGGACCGGGCTCTGGCCAACGGAAAGATTGGCCACTTCCTATTCTGGCATCTTCG CTCTGAGATGCATGTGCCGTCCATGGCCTTGCGTTTTGGCCTCATCATGGAGGCCTACTTCAGGGGCAGCACCCACCACATGAAGGTGCTGATGAAGCAG GCAGAAGCACTGAGCAAGCTGAAGGCCCTGAGCGACTTTGTGAAGGTGAGCTCCCAGAAGACCACCAAGCCCCAAACTAAGGAGCTGATGCACTTGTACATGTGCCAGGATACTTATCTAGAAGCCCTTTCACACTTGCAGTCCCCATTGGACCCCAGCACGATGCTGGCAGAAGTCTG TGTGGAAAGGTGCACCTTCATGGACTCCAAGATGAAACCCCTGTGGATCATGTACAGCAGTGAGGAGGCAGGCAGTGGTGACAGCGTTGGCATCATCTTTAAGAACAGGGATG ACCTCCGCCAGGACATGCTGACTCTGCAGATGATCCAGCTCATGGATGCCCTGTGGAAGCAGGAGGGCCTGGACCTAAG GATGACCCCCTATGGCTGCCTTCCCACTGGTGACTGCATGGGCCTCATTGAGGCGGTGCAGCACTCGGACACCATTGCCAACATCCAGCTGAACCAGAGCAACCTGGCTGCCATGGCTGCCTTCAACAAGGATGCCCTGCTCAACTGGCTCAAGTCCAAGAACCCTGG AGAAGCCCTGGATCGAGCCATTGAGGATTTCACCCTCTCTTGTGCTGGCTACTGTGTGGCTACATATGTGCTGGGCATCGGTGACCGGCACAGTGACAACATCATGATCCGTGAGAATGGGCAG cTATTTCACATTGACTTTGGCCACATTCTGGGGAATTTCAAGACCAAGTTTGGAATCAACCATGAGCGAGTCCCATTCATCCTCACCCATGACTTTGTCCACGTGATTCAGCAGGGCAATACTAGTAATAATGAGAAATTTGAAAG GTTTCGAGGCTACTGTGAACAGGCCTACAGCATTCTGCGGCGCCATGGGCTCCTCATCCTCCAACTCTTTGCTCTGATGCAGGCAGCAGGCCTGCCTGAGCTAAGCTCCTCCAATGACATCCACTATTTGAAG GACACCCTGGCGCTGGGGAAGACggaggaggaggggctgaagCACTTCAGGGTGAAGTTCAATGAAGCCCTGAGGGAGAGCTGGAAGACCAAAGTGAACTGGCTGGCACACAACCTGACCAAAGACAACCGGCAATAG